In a genomic window of Drosophila takahashii strain IR98-3 E-12201 chromosome 3L, DtakHiC1v2, whole genome shotgun sequence:
- the ens gene encoding ensconsin isoform X11 produces MASLGVQHENISTNPEVENTPSKRAESREGSAERKDREEKLKYARDRQNEERHRKIEELRAQAEAAQRYREQKEEERRRRIEEIRTRDTEKRHQVEERKKAIYEAEKERREYILKKNQERESRIEVKKRDRNSIGFAFGSSTPRLLDVPADYGLVSPSAFWGQRRSTSISNVAGASLTRRSSERELADSGAKKRASSSTDRQDDHRRKSSSMYEVFNWGYSNDEPPKRFSLSIAGSEINIDGPANPNPPPTSKQTANAHRPTNLTRTTATATTSTTTAGHNNNNFNNHNSYRKGSRSGNATPGGHFNSSRPGSAMSTSTNMSTSGMVPRRPATAPRKPRPASIAGTGMSLEEINKLKRDQKPPVKTTAASPSAQTTPKRTANLMSTSLIVTSSSSRLSSAEKKTPSKREPPAPKAASASKALPSRTASSERISRLSKEPKGKDNSAMTRSMIVTSSSSTTTITKSAPAPAAAPAPEQNGVAKEAEKTPAEVPVPTEEAPAPAAPAVPLVSKAEKEALNSEKTEEQVARQEEEQQQQTLLVEPVPEALVTSVNVEEKSDEGTEKEVSKPQENQAAPKKPSRSKENSEVRELTPPEGADLMTASMMAKKITTEEEAKAALAERRRLAREEAERQAELERQRLEAERLAEIKAQEEEAERQRLFEEESTRLAEEQRRGEEERLRKAIEEAQQREEEEKRKREDEEKQRVEREEAEKKAKEEAEKQRVEVAERLKREEKEREERRKRVEAIMLRTRKGGAATTPSKEANDKAAPAAPAPENNDSSNSSSVTGSSNNSAEGSPSTADSTPAPAATETVQQEPPNSQAMYEQSVLDKENSLINSFSTMIIDENAKNLQQVSNGKLLVDFEGTNTVPAVANGNGHIENVNNKNDINLLQDVVAPVASQLIDLSIESQDLHLNNNNSLLTSTAATTTLVTADSHENKDISLL; encoded by the exons ACCGCGAGGAGAAACTGAAATATGCCCGCGATCGACAAAATGAGGAGCGGCACCGGAAGATCGAGGAGCTGCGCGCCCAGGCGGAGGCTGCCCAGCGGTATCGCGAAcaaaaggaggaggagcgcCGGCGACGCATCGAGGAGATCCGCACCCGGGACACAGAGAAGCGCCACCAGGTGGAGGAGCGCAAAAAGGCAATTTACGAGGCCGAAAAGGAACGTCGCGAGTACATTCTCAAAAAGAATCAG GAACGCGAATCCCGGATAGAAGTTAAAAAGCGGGACAGAAACTCCATCGGCTTCGCTTTCGGCTCCTCGACTCCCCGCCTGCTGGATGTGCCCGCGGATTATGGCCTGGTATCGCCCAGTGCCTTTTGGGGTCAGCGGAG ATCCACATCTATATCGAACGTAGCGGGCGCCTCACTCACACGTCGAAGTTCAGAGCGTGAACTTGCCGACAGTGGTGCTAAGAAGCGTGCCTCCTCGTCGACGGACCGACAAGATG ATCACCGACGCAAGTCTTCCTCCATGTACGAGGTGTTCAATTGGGGCTATTCCAATGACGAGCCGCCCAAGCGGTTCTCGCTCTCCATCGCCGGCAGCGAGATAAATATCGATGGGCCGGCCAATCCCAATCCGCCGCCCACTTCCAAACAAACAGCCAACGCGCACAGACCTACAAATCTCACAAGAACAACagccacagcaacaacaagcacTACAACTGCaggccacaacaacaacaactttaACAACCATAACTCGTATCGTAAGG GCTCGCGATCGGGAAATGCCACACCCGGCGGACACTTCAATAGCTCAAGGCCCGGCAGCGCCATGTCCACATCGACAAACATGTCCACATCCGGAATGGTGCCCAGGCGACCGGCGACGGCACCTCGAAAACCCCGCCCAGCCAGCATCGCCGGAACGGGCATGTCCCTCGAGG AGATCAACAAACTGAAGAGGGATCAAAAGCCGCCCGTGAAGACGACAGCCGCCTCGCCATCCGCACAAACGACACCCAAACGAACTGCAAACCTGATGTCCACCTCCCTGATCGTGACCTCCAGCTCATCGCGGCTGAGCAGTGCCGAGAAGAAGACGCCCTCAAAAAGG GAACCTCCTGCACCCAAGGCGGCCTCCGCATCCAAGGCTCTGCCAAGTCGCACGGCCAGTTCGGAGCGCATCAGTCGACTCAGCAAGGAGCCGAAAGGCAAGGACAACTCTGCGATGACCAGGTCCATGATcgtcaccagcagcagcagtaccaCAACCATCACAAAATCGGCTCCTGCCccggcagcagcaccagctCCTGAGCAGAATGGCGTGGCCAAGGAGGCTGAGAAGACGCCCGCAGAGGTGCCAGTTCCTACCGAGGAGGCTCctgctccagctgctcctgctgttcCCTTAGTGAGCAAGGCCGAAAAGGAGGCGCTGAACTCTGAGAAAACGGAGGAGCAAGTGGCTCGCCAGGAGgaggaacagcagcagcaaacttTATTGGTGGAACCTGTGCCCGAGGCCTTGGTTACCTCAGTTAATGTAGAGGAAAAATCCGACGAGGGCACTGAAAAGGAGGTGTCCAAGCCGCAGGAGAACCAGGCTGCGCCGAAGAAACCTTCTCGCAGCAAGGAGAACTCGGAGGTGCGAGAGCTGACGCCACCCGAGGGCGCCGATCTGATGACCGCATCGATGATGGCCAAGAAGATCACGACCGAGGAGGAGGCCAAGGCCGCATTGGCCGAGAGACGACGCCTGGCCCGCGAGGAGGCCGAACGACAGGCGGAATTAGAGCGCCAACGACTGGAGGCTGAGCGCCTGGCAGAGATTAAggcgcaggaggaggaggccgagCGGCAGCGTCTCTTCGAAGAGGAGTCCACGCGACTGGCCGAGGAGCAGCGCCGCGGCGAGGAGGAGCGCCTGCGCAAGGCAATCGAg GAAGCCCAGCagcgcgaggaggaggagaaacgCAAGCGCGAGGATGAGGAGAAGCAGCGCGTGGAGCGCGAGGAGGCCGAGAAGAAGGCCaaggaggaggcggagaagCAGCGCGTCGAGGTGGCCGAGCGGCTCAAGCGAGAGGAGAAGGAGCGCGAGGAGCGCCGCAAGCGGGTGGAGGCCATCATGTTGCGCACCCGCAAGGGCGGTGCTGCCACCACACCCTCCAAG GAGGCTAATGACAAAGCAGCTCCTGCTGCACCGGCTCCCGAGAACaatgacagcagcaacagcagcagcgtcactggcagcagcaacaactcgGCCGAGGGATCACCCAGCACTGCTGATTCCACGCCAGCGCCCGCGGCCACGGAAACTGTCCAGCAGGAGCCGCCCAACAGCCAGGCGATGTACGAGCAATCGGTGCTAGACAAGGAGAACTCGCTCATCAACAGCTTCTCCACGATGATCATCGATGAGAATGCCAAGAACCTGCAGCAGGTGAGCAACGGCAAGTTGCTGGTGGACTTCGAGGGCACCAATACTGTTCCGGCGGTGGCCAATGGCAATGGTCATATCGAGAATGTCAACAACAAGAA TGACATCAATCTGCTGCAGGACGTAGTTGCTCCGGTTGCCAGCCAGCTAATTGACCTGAGCATCGAGTCACAAGATCTACACCtgaacaacaataacagctTGCTGACGAGCACAGCGGCAACCACCACGCTAGTCACTGCTGATAGTCACGAGAATAAAG ATATATCGCTGCTGTGA
- the ens gene encoding uncharacterized protein ens isoform X1, producing the protein MASLGVQHENISTNPEVENTPSKRAESREGSAERKASKDREEKLKYARDRQNEERHRKIEELRAQAEAAQRYREQKEEERRRRIEEIRTRDTEKRHQVEERKKAIYEAEKERREYILKKNQERESRIEVKKRDRNSIGFAFGSSTPRLLDVPADYGLVSPSAFWGQRRSTSISNVAGASLTRRSSERELADSGAKKRASSSTDRQDDHRRKSSSMYEVFNWGYSNDEPPKRFSLSIAGSEINIDGPANPNPPPTSKQTANAHRPTNLTRTTATATTSTTTAGHNNNNFNNHNSYRKEDSVDSSPMVFRSVYRRKTDLMPTIPSPRDGHYGSRGSLSTTPARTPGRAYSMNRLDQLAQPIRRNGEHMRAILERERRERELEMLDETASLGGGVGGRRQASARARRAGSAGSGSSSAAGIMSRSMTHLAGGGGGSQQRERGKYSLGGGISTSFRPLASGAGGQRESTSKSMTQISSWSVYGSTTMAPPNQHLHHLRQSTLGLQTAATKKYLQSSFASASSFNSASFRANGATGRGRQQQYAISTTNPYHHHHRFLDLDPNSLLLMNSASLLVNAGSRSGNATPGGHFNSSRPGSAMSTSTNMSTSGMVPRRPATAPRKPRPASIAGTGMSLEEINKLKRDQKPPVKTTAASPSAQTTPKRTANLMSTSLIVTSSSSRLSSAEKKTPSKREPPAPKAASASKALPSRTASSERISRLSKEPKGKDNSAMTRSMIVTSSSSTTTITKSAPAPAAAPAPEQNGVAKEAEKTPAEVPVPTEEAPAPAAPAVPLVSKAEKEALNSEKTEEQVARQEEEQQQQTLLVEPVPEALVTSVNVEEKSDEGTEKEVSKPQENQAAPKKPSRSKENSEVRELTPPEGADLMTASMMAKKITTEEEAKAALAERRRLAREEAERQAELERQRLEAERLAEIKAQEEEAERQRLFEEESTRLAEEQRRGEEERLRKAIEEAQQREEEEKRKREDEEKQRVEREEAEKKAKEEAEKQRVEVAERLKREEKEREERRKRVEAIMLRTRKGGAATTPSKEANDKAAPAAPAPENNDSSNSSSVTGSSNNSAEGSPSTADSTPAPAATETVQQEPPNSQAMYEQSVLDKENSLINSFSTMIIDENAKNLQQVSNGKLLVDFEGTNTVPAVANGNGHIENVNNKNDINLLQDVVAPVASQLIDLSIESQDLHLNNNNSLLTSTAATTTLVTADSHENKDISLL; encoded by the exons CGTCCAAAGACCGCGAGGAGAAACTGAAATATGCCCGCGATCGACAAAATGAGGAGCGGCACCGGAAGATCGAGGAGCTGCGCGCCCAGGCGGAGGCTGCCCAGCGGTATCGCGAAcaaaaggaggaggagcgcCGGCGACGCATCGAGGAGATCCGCACCCGGGACACAGAGAAGCGCCACCAGGTGGAGGAGCGCAAAAAGGCAATTTACGAGGCCGAAAAGGAACGTCGCGAGTACATTCTCAAAAAGAATCAG GAACGCGAATCCCGGATAGAAGTTAAAAAGCGGGACAGAAACTCCATCGGCTTCGCTTTCGGCTCCTCGACTCCCCGCCTGCTGGATGTGCCCGCGGATTATGGCCTGGTATCGCCCAGTGCCTTTTGGGGTCAGCGGAG ATCCACATCTATATCGAACGTAGCGGGCGCCTCACTCACACGTCGAAGTTCAGAGCGTGAACTTGCCGACAGTGGTGCTAAGAAGCGTGCCTCCTCGTCGACGGACCGACAAGATG ATCACCGACGCAAGTCTTCCTCCATGTACGAGGTGTTCAATTGGGGCTATTCCAATGACGAGCCGCCCAAGCGGTTCTCGCTCTCCATCGCCGGCAGCGAGATAAATATCGATGGGCCGGCCAATCCCAATCCGCCGCCCACTTCCAAACAAACAGCCAACGCGCACAGACCTACAAATCTCACAAGAACAACagccacagcaacaacaagcacTACAACTGCaggccacaacaacaacaactttaACAACCATAACTCGTATCGTAAGG AAGATAGCGTTGACTCATCGCCCATGGTGTTCCGAAGCGTTTACCGCAGGAAAACGGACCTCATGCCGACAATACCCAGCCCCCGAGACGGGCATTATGGTTCGCGAGGCTCCCTGAGCACCACGCCGGCCAGAACCCCAG GACGCGCCTACTCGATGAACCGCTTGGACCAGCTGGCGCAGCCGATTCGCCGCAACGGGGAGCACATGCGGGCCATTCTGGAGCGGGAGAGGCGGGAACGGGAGCTGGAGATGCTGGACGAGACCGCCTCGCTGGGCGGAGGAGTGGGGGGGCGACGCCAGGCGAGTGCTCGAGCAAGGAGGGCGGGAAGCGCCGGCAGCGGAAGCTCCAGTGCCGCCGGCATCATGTCCCGCAGCATGACCCACCtggccggaggaggaggaggtagcCAGCAGCGGGAACGCGGAAAGTACTCGCTGGGCGGCGGCATCTCGACCAGCTTCCGACCGCTGGCCAGCGGAGCCGGAGGGCAGCGCGAGTCCACCAGTAAGAGCATGACACAGATTAGCAGTTGGTCGGTTTATGGCAGCACTACTATGGCACCTCCCAACCAACACCTGCACCACCTGCGCCAGTCCACACTTGGCCTGCAAACTGCGGCAACTAAGAAATACCTGCAGTCATCATTTGCCTCAGCCTCATCCTTCAACTCTGCATCCTTCCGCGCGAACGGGGCGACTGGGCGTGGCAGGCAGCAGCAATATGCGATCTCTACTACTAACCcctaccaccaccaccaccgttTTCTCGATCTCGATCCCAACTCATTGTTGCTCATGAACTCTGCTAGTCTGTTAGTGAATGCAG GCTCGCGATCGGGAAATGCCACACCCGGCGGACACTTCAATAGCTCAAGGCCCGGCAGCGCCATGTCCACATCGACAAACATGTCCACATCCGGAATGGTGCCCAGGCGACCGGCGACGGCACCTCGAAAACCCCGCCCAGCCAGCATCGCCGGAACGGGCATGTCCCTCGAGG AGATCAACAAACTGAAGAGGGATCAAAAGCCGCCCGTGAAGACGACAGCCGCCTCGCCATCCGCACAAACGACACCCAAACGAACTGCAAACCTGATGTCCACCTCCCTGATCGTGACCTCCAGCTCATCGCGGCTGAGCAGTGCCGAGAAGAAGACGCCCTCAAAAAGG GAACCTCCTGCACCCAAGGCGGCCTCCGCATCCAAGGCTCTGCCAAGTCGCACGGCCAGTTCGGAGCGCATCAGTCGACTCAGCAAGGAGCCGAAAGGCAAGGACAACTCTGCGATGACCAGGTCCATGATcgtcaccagcagcagcagtaccaCAACCATCACAAAATCGGCTCCTGCCccggcagcagcaccagctCCTGAGCAGAATGGCGTGGCCAAGGAGGCTGAGAAGACGCCCGCAGAGGTGCCAGTTCCTACCGAGGAGGCTCctgctccagctgctcctgctgttcCCTTAGTGAGCAAGGCCGAAAAGGAGGCGCTGAACTCTGAGAAAACGGAGGAGCAAGTGGCTCGCCAGGAGgaggaacagcagcagcaaacttTATTGGTGGAACCTGTGCCCGAGGCCTTGGTTACCTCAGTTAATGTAGAGGAAAAATCCGACGAGGGCACTGAAAAGGAGGTGTCCAAGCCGCAGGAGAACCAGGCTGCGCCGAAGAAACCTTCTCGCAGCAAGGAGAACTCGGAGGTGCGAGAGCTGACGCCACCCGAGGGCGCCGATCTGATGACCGCATCGATGATGGCCAAGAAGATCACGACCGAGGAGGAGGCCAAGGCCGCATTGGCCGAGAGACGACGCCTGGCCCGCGAGGAGGCCGAACGACAGGCGGAATTAGAGCGCCAACGACTGGAGGCTGAGCGCCTGGCAGAGATTAAggcgcaggaggaggaggccgagCGGCAGCGTCTCTTCGAAGAGGAGTCCACGCGACTGGCCGAGGAGCAGCGCCGCGGCGAGGAGGAGCGCCTGCGCAAGGCAATCGAg GAAGCCCAGCagcgcgaggaggaggagaaacgCAAGCGCGAGGATGAGGAGAAGCAGCGCGTGGAGCGCGAGGAGGCCGAGAAGAAGGCCaaggaggaggcggagaagCAGCGCGTCGAGGTGGCCGAGCGGCTCAAGCGAGAGGAGAAGGAGCGCGAGGAGCGCCGCAAGCGGGTGGAGGCCATCATGTTGCGCACCCGCAAGGGCGGTGCTGCCACCACACCCTCCAAG GAGGCTAATGACAAAGCAGCTCCTGCTGCACCGGCTCCCGAGAACaatgacagcagcaacagcagcagcgtcactggcagcagcaacaactcgGCCGAGGGATCACCCAGCACTGCTGATTCCACGCCAGCGCCCGCGGCCACGGAAACTGTCCAGCAGGAGCCGCCCAACAGCCAGGCGATGTACGAGCAATCGGTGCTAGACAAGGAGAACTCGCTCATCAACAGCTTCTCCACGATGATCATCGATGAGAATGCCAAGAACCTGCAGCAGGTGAGCAACGGCAAGTTGCTGGTGGACTTCGAGGGCACCAATACTGTTCCGGCGGTGGCCAATGGCAATGGTCATATCGAGAATGTCAACAACAAGAA TGACATCAATCTGCTGCAGGACGTAGTTGCTCCGGTTGCCAGCCAGCTAATTGACCTGAGCATCGAGTCACAAGATCTACACCtgaacaacaataacagctTGCTGACGAGCACAGCGGCAACCACCACGCTAGTCACTGCTGATAGTCACGAGAATAAAG ATATATCGCTGCTGTGA
- the ens gene encoding uncharacterized abhydrolase domain-containing protein DDB_G0269086 isoform X3, which yields MASLGVQHENISTNPEVENTPSKRAESREGSAERKDREEKLKYARDRQNEERHRKIEELRAQAEAAQRYREQKEEERRRRIEEIRTRDTEKRHQVEERKKAIYEAEKERREYILKKNQERESRIEVKKRDRNSIGFAFGSSTPRLLDVPADYGLVSPSAFWGQRRSTSISNVAGASLTRRSSERELADSGAKKRASSSTDRQDDHRRKSSSMYEVFNWGYSNDEPPKRFSLSIAGSEINIDGPANPNPPPTSKQTANAHRPTNLTRTTATATTSTTTAGHNNNNFNNHNSYRKEDSVDSSPMVFRSVYRRKTDLMPTIPSPRDGHYGSRGSLSTTPARTPGRAYSMNRLDQLAQPIRRNGEHMRAILERERRERELEMLDETASLGGGVGGRRQASARARRAGSAGSGSSSAAGIMSRSMTHLAGGGGGSQQRERGKYSLGGGISTSFRPLASGAGGQRESTSSRSGNATPGGHFNSSRPGSAMSTSTNMSTSGMVPRRPATAPRKPRPASIAGTGMSLEEINKLKRDQKPPVKTTAASPSAQTTPKRTANLMSTSLIVTSSSSRLSSAEKKTPSKREPPAPKAASASKALPSRTASSERISRLSKEPKGKDNSAMTRSMIVTSSSSTTTITKSAPAPAAAPAPEQNGVAKEAEKTPAEVPVPTEEAPAPAAPAVPLVSKAEKEALNSEKTEEQVARQEEEQQQQTLLVEPVPEALVTSVNVEEKSDEGTEKEVSKPQENQAAPKKPSRSKENSEVRELTPPEGADLMTASMMAKKITTEEEAKAALAERRRLAREEAERQAELERQRLEAERLAEIKAQEEEAERQRLFEEESTRLAEEQRRGEEERLRKAIEEAQQREEEEKRKREDEEKQRVEREEAEKKAKEEAEKQRVEVAERLKREEKEREERRKRVEAIMLRTRKGGAATTPSKEANDKAAPAAPAPENNDSSNSSSVTGSSNNSAEGSPSTADSTPAPAATETVQQEPPNSQAMYEQSVLDKENSLINSFSTMIIDENAKNLQQVSNGKLLVDFEGTNTVPAVANGNGHIENVNNKNDINLLQDVVAPVASQLIDLSIESQDLHLNNNNSLLTSTAATTTLVTADSHENKDISLL from the exons ACCGCGAGGAGAAACTGAAATATGCCCGCGATCGACAAAATGAGGAGCGGCACCGGAAGATCGAGGAGCTGCGCGCCCAGGCGGAGGCTGCCCAGCGGTATCGCGAAcaaaaggaggaggagcgcCGGCGACGCATCGAGGAGATCCGCACCCGGGACACAGAGAAGCGCCACCAGGTGGAGGAGCGCAAAAAGGCAATTTACGAGGCCGAAAAGGAACGTCGCGAGTACATTCTCAAAAAGAATCAG GAACGCGAATCCCGGATAGAAGTTAAAAAGCGGGACAGAAACTCCATCGGCTTCGCTTTCGGCTCCTCGACTCCCCGCCTGCTGGATGTGCCCGCGGATTATGGCCTGGTATCGCCCAGTGCCTTTTGGGGTCAGCGGAG ATCCACATCTATATCGAACGTAGCGGGCGCCTCACTCACACGTCGAAGTTCAGAGCGTGAACTTGCCGACAGTGGTGCTAAGAAGCGTGCCTCCTCGTCGACGGACCGACAAGATG ATCACCGACGCAAGTCTTCCTCCATGTACGAGGTGTTCAATTGGGGCTATTCCAATGACGAGCCGCCCAAGCGGTTCTCGCTCTCCATCGCCGGCAGCGAGATAAATATCGATGGGCCGGCCAATCCCAATCCGCCGCCCACTTCCAAACAAACAGCCAACGCGCACAGACCTACAAATCTCACAAGAACAACagccacagcaacaacaagcacTACAACTGCaggccacaacaacaacaactttaACAACCATAACTCGTATCGTAAGG AAGATAGCGTTGACTCATCGCCCATGGTGTTCCGAAGCGTTTACCGCAGGAAAACGGACCTCATGCCGACAATACCCAGCCCCCGAGACGGGCATTATGGTTCGCGAGGCTCCCTGAGCACCACGCCGGCCAGAACCCCAG GACGCGCCTACTCGATGAACCGCTTGGACCAGCTGGCGCAGCCGATTCGCCGCAACGGGGAGCACATGCGGGCCATTCTGGAGCGGGAGAGGCGGGAACGGGAGCTGGAGATGCTGGACGAGACCGCCTCGCTGGGCGGAGGAGTGGGGGGGCGACGCCAGGCGAGTGCTCGAGCAAGGAGGGCGGGAAGCGCCGGCAGCGGAAGCTCCAGTGCCGCCGGCATCATGTCCCGCAGCATGACCCACCtggccggaggaggaggaggtagcCAGCAGCGGGAACGCGGAAAGTACTCGCTGGGCGGCGGCATCTCGACCAGCTTCCGACCGCTGGCCAGCGGAGCCGGAGGGCAGCGCGAGTCCACCA GCTCGCGATCGGGAAATGCCACACCCGGCGGACACTTCAATAGCTCAAGGCCCGGCAGCGCCATGTCCACATCGACAAACATGTCCACATCCGGAATGGTGCCCAGGCGACCGGCGACGGCACCTCGAAAACCCCGCCCAGCCAGCATCGCCGGAACGGGCATGTCCCTCGAGG AGATCAACAAACTGAAGAGGGATCAAAAGCCGCCCGTGAAGACGACAGCCGCCTCGCCATCCGCACAAACGACACCCAAACGAACTGCAAACCTGATGTCCACCTCCCTGATCGTGACCTCCAGCTCATCGCGGCTGAGCAGTGCCGAGAAGAAGACGCCCTCAAAAAGG GAACCTCCTGCACCCAAGGCGGCCTCCGCATCCAAGGCTCTGCCAAGTCGCACGGCCAGTTCGGAGCGCATCAGTCGACTCAGCAAGGAGCCGAAAGGCAAGGACAACTCTGCGATGACCAGGTCCATGATcgtcaccagcagcagcagtaccaCAACCATCACAAAATCGGCTCCTGCCccggcagcagcaccagctCCTGAGCAGAATGGCGTGGCCAAGGAGGCTGAGAAGACGCCCGCAGAGGTGCCAGTTCCTACCGAGGAGGCTCctgctccagctgctcctgctgttcCCTTAGTGAGCAAGGCCGAAAAGGAGGCGCTGAACTCTGAGAAAACGGAGGAGCAAGTGGCTCGCCAGGAGgaggaacagcagcagcaaacttTATTGGTGGAACCTGTGCCCGAGGCCTTGGTTACCTCAGTTAATGTAGAGGAAAAATCCGACGAGGGCACTGAAAAGGAGGTGTCCAAGCCGCAGGAGAACCAGGCTGCGCCGAAGAAACCTTCTCGCAGCAAGGAGAACTCGGAGGTGCGAGAGCTGACGCCACCCGAGGGCGCCGATCTGATGACCGCATCGATGATGGCCAAGAAGATCACGACCGAGGAGGAGGCCAAGGCCGCATTGGCCGAGAGACGACGCCTGGCCCGCGAGGAGGCCGAACGACAGGCGGAATTAGAGCGCCAACGACTGGAGGCTGAGCGCCTGGCAGAGATTAAggcgcaggaggaggaggccgagCGGCAGCGTCTCTTCGAAGAGGAGTCCACGCGACTGGCCGAGGAGCAGCGCCGCGGCGAGGAGGAGCGCCTGCGCAAGGCAATCGAg GAAGCCCAGCagcgcgaggaggaggagaaacgCAAGCGCGAGGATGAGGAGAAGCAGCGCGTGGAGCGCGAGGAGGCCGAGAAGAAGGCCaaggaggaggcggagaagCAGCGCGTCGAGGTGGCCGAGCGGCTCAAGCGAGAGGAGAAGGAGCGCGAGGAGCGCCGCAAGCGGGTGGAGGCCATCATGTTGCGCACCCGCAAGGGCGGTGCTGCCACCACACCCTCCAAG GAGGCTAATGACAAAGCAGCTCCTGCTGCACCGGCTCCCGAGAACaatgacagcagcaacagcagcagcgtcactggcagcagcaacaactcgGCCGAGGGATCACCCAGCACTGCTGATTCCACGCCAGCGCCCGCGGCCACGGAAACTGTCCAGCAGGAGCCGCCCAACAGCCAGGCGATGTACGAGCAATCGGTGCTAGACAAGGAGAACTCGCTCATCAACAGCTTCTCCACGATGATCATCGATGAGAATGCCAAGAACCTGCAGCAGGTGAGCAACGGCAAGTTGCTGGTGGACTTCGAGGGCACCAATACTGTTCCGGCGGTGGCCAATGGCAATGGTCATATCGAGAATGTCAACAACAAGAA TGACATCAATCTGCTGCAGGACGTAGTTGCTCCGGTTGCCAGCCAGCTAATTGACCTGAGCATCGAGTCACAAGATCTACACCtgaacaacaataacagctTGCTGACGAGCACAGCGGCAACCACCACGCTAGTCACTGCTGATAGTCACGAGAATAAAG ATATATCGCTGCTGTGA